The region GCTGATGACGCAATTCGCGGACTTGGCGGCATTCGGCAGGGAATTGCCACCTCTTCGACTACGGAGAGCGAAGAGGTCACAGTCCAGTGTTCCGCTCATCGACAGGGTGTGCGGAGCCGCTTCAAAGGATGGACGTTTGTCATGAAAACGGTTTTCACCACAGGCGAGGCGGCCAAGATCTGCAAGGTCAGCCAGCAGACCATTATCCGCTGTTTCGATTCGGGTCAGCTCAAAGGTTTTCGAGTTCCGGGATCACGATTCCGGCGGATCCCCCGCGATATTCTCTATCGCTTCATGAAAGAGAATGGCATTCCGACGGATGCCCTAGAAAGTGGCCGCCGCAAGGCTCTCGTGGTGGATGACGATGTCGAACTCGTCGAACTGATTCGCGATGCCCTCGAAGCCGATGGCAGGTTTGAAGTGCGAGTCGCCAACAATGGCTTTGATGCTGGGATGATGGTCAAAGAGTACCGCCCGGATATCATCGTGCTCGACGTGATGCTTCCGGATATCAATGGCAAGGAAGTCTGTCAGCGGGTGCGCAATGATCCAGCTCTCGATGATGTGCGCATCATCTGCATCAGCGGGATGGTGGAAGCCGAC is a window of Planctopirus limnophila DSM 3776 DNA encoding:
- a CDS encoding response regulator gives rise to the protein MKTVFTTGEAAKICKVSQQTIIRCFDSGQLKGFRVPGSRFRRIPRDILYRFMKENGIPTDALESGRRKALVVDDDVELVELIRDALEADGRFEVRVANNGFDAGMMVKEYRPDIIVLDVMLPDINGKEVCQRVRNDPALDDVRIICISGMVEADKIDDLKKSGANEFLQKPFEVETLVDRMCRLLDVEPSDN